The Lolium rigidum isolate FL_2022 chromosome 1, APGP_CSIRO_Lrig_0.1, whole genome shotgun sequence region GGATTGAGGTAAGAGACAGTGATACAAAATACAAATCTTCTATTGAAATCACCCCACAATATTTTCATGTATTAGATGCACATAATTGTTGTGAGGCTAATCCTCAACCCGCATCCCATAAGGACTACTCACTCATAATCAAGGTTTTAACTACCAGGCTATAACAACGCTATAGCATTTTCCACACCATGCCGCTAAGAATATTAGCGCGCCAAATGGTCAAAAACCCTTAAATAGCTCGGTATAGTGGAACTATGGCTTTTTTCGGGTGTTGCCTCTAAATGTCTTAACCCGCTATTTAAAACTATGCtcataataacaagatcaatgaaataaaacttGTAGAATTACTTAGATTGATACCAAATATCCTTACAAGGTCGCCAAGTATCACACAAGGATTTGCACATGATGCAATTATTAGTCATTAATATCATGGCTAGATAGATATTTCATCAATTGCTTGACTTAATATACGATTAAAACGCAAATAAAGATGACTGTTTTCCAAGCCATCAGTGCTCTACCACTGCCAGCccccctcctcgtcctcctcgtcgcgcGCTGCCACAAGGCCCTTACTCTCCCTCCCCGTCGTGGTCGGCAAATCCCGCCCCCACGAGACCCTCTTCCAGTGATTCAACCATGCTCCGGTGCGGCTCCCCTTCCTCGCACGTTGGTGTGAAGGCCATCCAGACGCGACACTCCTCCGGCGGCACGACTGCTCCGACGCAGCACCCCTTCCTCGCTAGTCTATGTGGCGGCCAGCCGTGTGCGGCACCCCTTCCCCACACGTTGAGGCCATCCCGGCGCGGCGTCTTGCCTATTCTGCCAGCCGCCCGCTATCGATCTCTGCGTCGTTACTAGTCAAGAACGCCGCGAGCGCCGACGCTGATGATCCTTTTCCCTAAACGCCTCCTCCTTCCACAATGGCGCCTTTACTTGCCCTCCGTCGCGACGGCGCATGTCACATGATAGCTACAAGGCCAAAATGGCTCGACGTCGCACGACGAAACCGGGTGAAGACTAACGGCGCGGACATGTTTGGTACTCGGCAAAGGAGGGCGGGTTCGCCACATGAACTTTGCCGACGCGATCTTTGCCAACTAAGCTTTGTTAGAAATAAACCACGTCGTGTCAGTAGTGCGCGAGTATGAGCTCGTGTTCGTGTCCGTCGTGTAGGTGCAGGTTGAGTCTGAGGCCGTTGGTGATCTGTTGGACGCCGGCCGCGTCGAGCGCGTAGGAGCGCGTCGTGTGCGCAGCCTGGGCGAGCGATCATAGGAGCTTGTTGACCGGGTGAGCTGCAGGCAAGCTGGAGGTCATGCCCGTTGGAGCGGGTTGTGCGTGCGGCCGCAGTGCATGGATCAAGCTGCATGTGTATGTGCGTGTGGAGTTTGTTGTGTACTACCTCTGACCTGAATTAATCGACGCGGGATACTACTAACCCCTGTGTACTTTGTGCTTGAGCCCGCGTCGATCTaatccgaacggagggagtaggtgcGTACGTGTGTTAGTGGCCAGTGTGGTGGCCGGGTCCTGCGTGCGTGTGCTAGTGTGCGTGTACCTGGCTATATAAGCCTCCCTTTATTGCTTGTTGAAAGTTGAGCCGAAGAGGAATAAGAGTAGGGTGTAtgtgcgcccacggcggcgttcgTGCGCCGGCCGGAAAAGCTCTATGTCTCCACTCCATCGTCTCCCTCGGTTCGTTGGTGCGAGTGAGGAAGAGAGAGGACAGCGGCGTTTATCGCCGAAGGGCTGGTTCGGCGTGTGTTGCCGAGGCCAGCCCCAACAAGCTTTGCTGAGTGTAACATTCGGCCAAAGCTTTGGCGAGCTTTATTGCCATAATAAGCTAAGTATTTTTGATACAGAACAAAGAACTGGTTTCCTGCAGTGATGCCGAACCTTCCCTCAAAGACGTAATGTATATATACACCGGCCGTCACGTTCGGCCGTTTTCCACACGTCGGTCTCGATCAAGcaccccgcgcgcgccgccggccggaaCGGAAGACAGCACGTCAAATCTAATCTACTCACGCACGCACGTAGACGTAGGTGCGAGGAATCATCGGAGGACGGACATCTTCCTCGCCAGGTACACGTAGTTTGACTAATCAATCGTCCATCGCTTTCGTCTTCCCGGCCGGCAGCTACCTGGTCGCCGTGCGCAAATTCTACCGCTTTTCCGCGGCCGCGCTAGTTGttcgctgtcgccgccgccgccgcctcctcaccGCGACGTCTCGCTCCACGACCACGGCGACGGAGtgccgaccacggccgcggcggcggcagaggggcCTGACACCGGTATGCCCATGGCCACACGGCACCACCCCGGCTGCGCGGGCGGGGCTGCGCGGACGACCTCGACGTCCCCGATGACGCGCACGGCGAGGTGGACGACCCCGTGCCCGGCCCCGTAGTTGCGGGGGCAGCGGAGCGAGTAGCTGAGCCTGCGCAGcgcgcggggcgggcggaggccgTCGAGGACGTCGGCGGCCGGGACGCGGCACCAGCCCAGCGGCGTGTCGCCCCCGGCCACGAGCCGCCGCGCGCAGCCCGACTCCGAGAACAGCGCCACGCGCACGTCGTCGCGGCCCTCCAGGAACCCCGCGCCCACGGGCACCACGAGGCGCGCGTCGCCGTCCCACGAGTGCTGGCCACCCCCGGACGAGCACGATGCCACGTCCGTGCTGGAGCAGTCGGCGGACGTCGATACCGCCACGTAGGGCCGCAGCCGGCGTGGCAGCGGCGAGTAGGACGGGGGCAGGCGGAGCGACTCCGCTGACAGCACGGTCACCTCCAGCGCCAAGCCTCCtagctcttcttcttccccggcgccGTTCTTGGAGAACGAGGTGAACCAGGACGACGACATCGTGCGCGTTCTAGCTCACGGCAGAAAGGTGGTGAGGTGATCTCCGTCGATCGGCGACGTACGGTGGCGGCGGGGGGAATGGAGCCGGTCGCCCGCGCGTTTATATCCATGCGCGGGTTTGAATGATTCCTCGGGAGGAATTGAGCGAGGAAGGAGGCAAGAGGACAGGGAGGAGAAGACGCAGTAGCTTCTCGCATGGAGCGCGCGAAACCGCAGAGAAGGCGGTTGGCGCGAAACCTTTTGCTTTCAGACCAGCTTGTTGCCCGGCCCGCTTGGCGCGCGCTTCGTGGCACCTTCGCGCTGCCGACGTGGAAGAGCCCGTCCGTGGTCTGCGTCCCAGATCAGTTTTTTAAACCAAAAAAGTGAGAATTCCAAACACAAACAAGATTATTTGCAGTGACGAATCCTCGTGGAATTTGGAAAAGGGGGGTACGTGACTTTCCTGGTACTCAGACGGCATAGTGGTTAACTGGTTACTGCTCCAAGAACACCCTCAATAGACGCGACGGGTCAAAAGTAGCTAGTTTCTACGCCCCATTAAAAAAACTAGTTTCTAGGCGAATTCCTGGAATTTATCACGGCGACTTTAGAGAGATTGTTTCTAATTTGTTGTCTATGAAGGTAAAATATGATGAAGATCTCGCGCTTCTATTGTTGTCTCACTGCCTAGTTTACAAATTATCGGGGCACAATAATATTAATTTGTGATTCACTAACTAAGTTTACGAGCCTCTCCAGCTGACAAGGACGgagctttttttttgaaattatatATATTAGGTcggcaagcccgcctcattaaaaaccttccagtcccttacggtaccctggaaggaaaagagtgcgtccagaAAACTTGCCGCCTCACAAAGGTTACAGAAttgttacatcatgaaggaggggtTGGAGAAGAAaactagggggttcatcgacccaggTACAAGAAATTCTAGACCTAAAGCAATGCCTAGCAATATCATGAGCCACAATGTTTGTCTCCCTCCTACAATGAACAAATTCTACCATACCAATACTACCTGCGCACTCCAAAATCTCCGCATAAATAGCAGTTGCATCATTCCATATCCGTTCAGTACCTGTGCATAGTTGGATCACTTCCAACGAGTCCGATTCGGATTGGACCGAAGTGTATCCGAGGTCTCTTGCCAACTTCAGCCCGTGACACACAGCCAAAGCTTCCGCCATGCTCGCCGACGGAACATGGGGGATGAAAGTAGCTCCTGCTGCCAGGAATACACCCTGGCTATCACGGATCACAGCCCCCGTCGCACCAGATTCCTCACTTTCTATAAAAGTTGCATCGGTGTTTACCTTCACATAATTGTTTCTTGGCTTCAGCCAGGTAACTCTATCATGGGCCCCTCCTGAACCTTTTATGCGTTCATTGTTCGCTGTAATTGAACGAATAGAAGTAATAcatttcattataggcggaacttGCTCACCATGCGATCTTGTTCTTCTCAACCACCCAGATATACCAAGAAGATACCGCTACTAATTCTCTCATATGAATAGACTCGAAACCAGGAACGGTCTGATTACTCTTATTAAGCAGAAAAGCCAACACTTCCGAACCAGAAGATCCATTCAGCTTGGCATTCTGTATCAAATCAGTAATACCCAGGCCACTCCAAATTAATTCCGCCTCAGGACAATTGAACAACATATGTAGAAAGTCTTCCTCCGCCGCTTTACAGATTGGACAAATGCCATCAGTACCTATATGTCTTTTAAATAAAACGGATTTAAGTGGTATTAGCCCATGTAGGATTCTCCAACAGTAAATTTTCACTTTGGCCGGAACCTGCAACTTCCAGAGTAAACCCCAGATTTGGCTGTCAAGAGGGGTACCAGCAATAAGGGATCTGCATGTCACACCATTGAACTGATGGCGCCATTCCACATGGTATGCCGATTTCACAGAAAATCTCCCAGTTCTTGTCCCATGCCATGCTAAAAAATCGTCAAACCCATCTACATTCAGAGGGATCTGCAGTATTCTATTGACATCAATTTGGTGGAAATTTGATTGAAGAAGCTCCACATCCCACTGGCCCGAGATAGGATCAATGAGCTCGGCCACTTTTGTGAGAATACATTGATCCCTTGGCGTCATCAACTTTCTGTTGGGGCTTGTTGGAATCCAGGGGTCCCTCCAAATGTCAATAGCTACACCACTTCCCACTCTCCAGATGCATCCCCTTTTATATGTTTGAATCCCTGTACAGATACTTTGccatgtgatttttttttctaaacaaCCCTTTGGTAATATGTAGATTTGACACCCTTTGGCAAAGGACGGAGCTAGCAGGGGGCTGGCTAGGATCATGGCCGACCTATggtgatttttttttctaaacaaCCCTTTGGTAATATGTAGATTTGACACTAAACTGCCTAGATTTACTTATATGGTCCCCTCTAAGAAATTTTACATGCAATTGGCCCTCCTGGTGTAACTTTTCTAGCTCCGTCCCTGCCAGCAGAGCAAAAAAGATGAAAACTATGGTTCGGTCTGAGGGGTTGTCATCTAAGACAGAAGTAATGCAGGTTCGAGACGGACCTGAGCAAAGAAACACCtacaactacaacagagataatagaaagaccgacagaggtcgctcaaagtccaagggatgAGACAAATTCTGCAGATATTTAAAAGTTCTaatcacaatattgatgattcttGGAAGCTGCAGAATAAGGCGGAAAGAAACGGTACTTAATAAATGAAAAACAAATCCGATGTTGATGGTAAGGTTGTTGTTATTTCCAGTGATAATTCTAATAGTGAATCCCTAGCTATTTTTCTTGCAtgcgtgatgatgaatggatacTTGACACTGCATTttcgtttcatatttgttgtaacaaagattggttcagttcaTATGAGTCTGTGAAGACTGAAGATTTTGTGCTTGTGGGGAATGACAACCCTTGTCATATTGTTGGCGTTGGTTCTATTCAGGTAAGGACACGCGATGAAACACATACCAACCATGGCCAGAAATTTGATCTCTCTCAatacccttgatgttgatggtACAAGTACGTCGGCAGACATAGACTCTAAAGGTATCAAAAGTTTCTATAATTcacatgatatgtcatattaattaTGTAAAGTTATTTATTATCAGAGGTATCACTTTGCCTGGTATTGTTGATGAACCTCGTAAAATTAAtatgtggcatatgcgtcttggacatatgagtgaacatggtatGGTAGAGTTGCATAACAGaaacctgctagatggctgcaatttgagtaagttggAGTTCTATGAGCTCTgtatttttggtaagcataagagagttaaattcaatgcttttTTCATACCACTAAACGaattttagattatgtgcatgttGATATGTGAGAACTTATCCGTGAGACTTCTCTTAattggtggtgcaaattatatGCTTGCTATTTTTGATAATTGCTCCAAAAAAAATTGTGGaatttctttctgaaacataaatttGATGcttttgatgcttttagaaagtggaaagttatggtagagaagcaatcTGATAAGGAGGCTGAATTACTTTGTACTGACAATGGCATAGAATTTTGTTCTAGTGTTTTAATGATTTTTTGAAGCAACGAAGGCAttgtggggcacaacaccatggtgTACACTCCTCAACATAATGTTGTGGCTGAGTGGATGAATAGAACCAACATCTCCAAGGATCGATGTATGTTATCCAATGCTGGTATGGACGGACGTTTTCGGGCTGAAGCTTCCTGCACCGACCGTTACTTGATAAACATGTCACCTTTCATTATGCTTGATAAGGAAACTCCCATTGAGGTATGGTTTGGTTCACTTGCTGGTTATTCACGGTTAAGAGTTTTCAGTTGCATTCCTTATgcacatgttgataatggaaagttagAGCCTAgagctgttaagtgtgtgttccTTAGTTatatatggttcaggagttaaggcttataagttatggaatcctgaaactaagaaggaATGATGTTCTTAATGAGGCTATTATGTGTAATGATAGTCCATCTACGATGTTTTTGATGCTATTGATTTTTTTGATGTTTCTAATAATGAGCAACTCAAGATTACCATGCAGGTGAAGCAGGTGGAGGAGAAAGGATATGaagttgctgaaaatgataacactgGTGTTCAACACTCATCGCATGTTTTACAGCAAACAAATAATTTCATTGATGCTGATAGACCGAGAAATAACAAAAGGTCCACGTCCTCATTTAATTGAATAGTGTAATCTTGTTCATTATGTTTTGAGTTGTGCTAAATAGGTGGAGCACGATTATGAACCTGCTGCATGTACTGAAGCTGGTGCATCTGTTGACTGCgagaagtggatttctgctatgtaAGAGGAGATGAAATCACTTGATAAAAATTGCACATGCAATGTTGTGCGAattcctaaacaaaagaaggccgCCCGCTATAAGTCGGtattcaaaagaaaggaaggtgtGTTTCCTAATGAGTCTCCAAGGTTTGagtcaaggttagtagcaaaagggttTAGCCAAAATcaaggtattgattataatgatgtattctctctgaTTGTGAAGCATGATTTCATTAGTGCATTCTTTGATATTCTTGCTATGCAAGATCTTGattttgagcagctagatgtaaagactgtttTTCTGCTTGGAGAAttagaggaggagatatacatggatcgatctgaaggttatgttgtgcctagtaaggaggatcttgtgtgcaaattaaagaggtccctttatgtttgatgtatgccatggatcttctatgcaatgtcctagtactgataaAATATTGAGTATATATCACGAGTTCCATATGTTTGTGTTGTTGGTtcattgatgtatgccatggtttatcCTCGTCCTGATTTTCATATGCTATAAGTTTGGTCAATcaatacatggctaatcctggtaaagaataTTGGAAAGTTGTTCAGTGTGGCACATCTAAACCTTTCTTGAAGTTTGACTAGACCGATGAGGGACTCgctggctatgtggattcagatttttctACCGACTTGGATAAGCAGAGGTTCCTCAAAAGTTATGTGTTCATTGTTGGTAGATGtgttgtgagttggaaggcaatgtTACAACCAGGTGTTGGTAAATCTACAACTAAGGTAGAATACATGTCGATTGCTGAAGCTTTCAAAGATTctctttggttgaaaggtttgtatactGAGCTTTAtgaagatgattcttgcattaatttTTTTTGACACTCAAAGTGCCATATGTTACATGAGAGGATGAAGTACATTGatgtcaagtaccattatgtttgCGACATCATTgcacaaggtaaactgaaggtatgcaaggttagtactcatgataatacTGCAAAATATGATGACAAAGTCAGTTCATGttgccaagtttgagctttgctcgagtttGGTTGGTATAGCTATTTAGACCAAGTGTGTTGGCTCCAACAATTGTTTTCTTTGTTTTTCAGGTGATTGttaaagttcatgctacaagaaggaatttgtctcaaggtggagttcgtTATatcgtgatccaaattcataagaAGGCTCAATTTTGATGAGCAGAATTTCCCTTCCCCGCACTCTTGCAGGGGAGACGCGAGGTCTCCTTGGCCATCGGTGATTCCGATGGTGGCACGCTTTCCCGGATGGCGATGACGTGGCTCCTTTGCTGTGGGGCGGCGCAGTGGCTCGTGGAAGTGGCCGTCTAGCACAAATCTAGGCCCTTCGGGCCCCATCTAGGACTGGGTGGGCCGGGGCCGAGCGTGTCTATGTTGTCTCCGGTGGACGGAGGGGCGGCTCGAGCTGGGGTGGTGGGTTGGCGACACAGTGTGCTACAGCGTGGTGACGAGAGGGTCGCAAGCCCACCTTGGGCTCGGCCAGGCTAGGTGGGCATGGATTGGTCATGTCCCTGCGTCCGGGCAGTTACCGTCAATGGTGGTGGAGGCGGTTCCCTCCCACGTGGCCGCTGCCCTGCCGCTTCTTGCTCCTGGCTAGCCCTTCTCgatcttgttgctcttgttttgatggTCATGTTGATACACATTGGTGACTGCAAGGCCGTGGTGGCACGCCTTGGTGGGCGTCGAGTTTGGTGGAGCAGGATGGAACGTCCGGGGCATGGATTTAGGGGTCGGGAGATATCCTTGTTGGTTTGGCTAACACTGACATGGTGATGCCCACATGAGCCACCCTTCCTTCCTGGAGGGCGTCGGGTGTACCCCATCCCCTCGCTCCTCCGCGTACCGAGGGAAACTCTAGGACCAGTCCAGGCAGCAGCGTCGTCGTCACATTCCTTCctaaaggtgttgcttggtacacGGTGCATCGGAATGCTAAGAGCATGGTGGGAATTCTCTGAAGGGCGTAGCGGTTAACTGATATCTTCATTTTCGCCGGTCCGATGTTGTTAACAttagtttctcttttctttctcttttgctttcttttttctttctcttttgttttctttggGCTTCACTTGCGGTGAGGCCTAGTAGTTGTACCGTGTAATTGCTATATTAAATTATTAAATATATTAGGCGAAAGCCTATTTTGAAAAGGAAGAGTCAATGCAATATTCAGGCGTACGAGAGCATACCAATGTTTGTGCGTGCCAGAGGAGTGGCGGATCCGCCGCTGATCTGGGTCAGTGTAGCTTGCTGTACAGCTGGGGTTCGCAAGAAAGGTGTATCACGGTTGCAAGGTGCATCTGGAATCTGCACTTGTGATAATGGGCATCGCAATCCATGCGGCGTTGAACAACGAGGTGGAGCCGCCGGCAACACGGCAGCAGCTGCGGCGACAAAGCAGACATATACTTGCGTTTTGATTGAAGAGCAGTGCTGCATTTTGGTATGTGAAAAAACACATTATGTAGATTATCATCTTGCAGACAACTAGAACTGCAGTACATTTTCGTGCCGACAAAAAAGTAGTATAAATTAGATCTTCCAGAGTAGTATAGTATATGCATGTCTGGcatcttcccttcctcctctccaAGGAACATCTAATACAGAATTTCAAATAAACTAATTACAACCTGCAGAAACTTCTCGTCTGCTCCCAGCAACTTGGGAGTAGTACTAACAGTCTACTATCGTGTCTCAGTTAATTCATTTGCGCTGTTGCTCCGCATCACATCTTCTGTTTTCACTGAACAACATTCCCAGTTTGGACAGCAACAGAAGATAGGCCAAGCAATGGCAGGCAACACAAAAAACACTGGCTACATTTAGCTGAAGATTGCAAATGTTTCACTTGAAAAGAGGACATGTTTTCATTAGCTGAAGAGACTGCAACCTCGGATCAGCCATCCAGGGGACATTGATCTCCACCCTGACTTTTCAGCTGCGCCTGTAAATAGAAGAGAAACTGTAAGCCACAAGAAAGGCCATTACCTGAACCATGTCTTTGCAGAGTTGTAAAGGCCGAAAAACAGGATATGGCACACCACATGTTTGCAGAGTTTCCAAGGATGGGGTTTCAGGACGGAAAAAATAACATGGCAATCACATAATCGAAAAAAAACAGGTGGAATAAGAACTGGAGGTCTGAACATTAAGAGATTATTATGGCACACCAGAGCAATTGCATCTTCGTGGCATGCAAAGGGCAATGAAAGGGACATGGAAACCATTCTTCAGGTTTCCAGCTCCACGAAATAGATGGCAGATAAGAGTATGTATCTTACCAAATCACAGGTTATCTCTTAAGTGCAGATCTTGGCAAAGCACATGTTATCTTTTAAGTGCAAATGTTGGTAAAACACAGgttatcttctttttttttttttgaaaagaggaATCCCCAGCCTCTGCGCAGGTTATTCTTTCAAGTGCAAATCTTACCAAACCACAGGTTACCAAATAAAACAACCAGCTGCACAACCAACCAACCAACAGCAATATCAGCAATATATATTACTTATCCAGAAACACGGCAGGACATGTACAATACTTAGAATCGTTTGAAACAAACGGGAAACAAACGCAAATCATCCCATCATCCTACTCTCGGCTATCTCCTGTctgatctcaa contains the following coding sequences:
- the LOC124703198 gene encoding BON1-associated protein 2-like — translated: MSSSWFTSFSKNGAGEEEELGGLALEVTVLSAESLRLPPSYSPLPRRLRPYVAVSTSADCSSTDVASCSSGGGQHSWDGDARLVVPVGAGFLEGRDDVRVALFSESGCARRLVAGGDTPLGWCRVPAADVLDGLRPPRALRRLSYSLRCPRNYGAGHGVVHLAVRVIGDVEVVRAAPPAQPGWCRVAMGIPVSGPSAAAAAVVGTPSPWSWSETSR